The DNA region ttctctaaaacaatactctcaatcacattactagggtatggatatattatgtcaaacccctaatatgattattccttcttatatgattcaattgagtcgtataggaacgctttcctttattacgctcgatacttcggccgaagattcccgaatcatatcttagagtattcttcctctcttatcgaagattagagatcccttgttgcgcatacacttgccttcatgactaagtggcttaaccccaatcatGTCGTGGACATCCGCggatgggatgactttgacacaatcaaagattaagtacttagccacaagacaacgacgatgcctcaggtcaaaggactacttacattattccaaccattagagttacttgcttgacatgtgagtagacctccatgcaagtactctcgttcgattgcgttcagtgaactcattcccttaatgagcacctacataatTGTcctagtgtcacaacacgaatggaatgagactttccatccttccatttgaagcggacacagtatgtaccggtctacgcattgtcagtgtccctccgacaatccaatgaccaggaacctttttggacatttggttatgtgaagaaggtctctgtaatctaacatcattagattacttcttcaatcgatccattgtccatggatacactatttaggacatatatcgtttattgagatagtcctaattcgtgtctttgccttttgatgtataagattcatctatacatccattcatttgtcctgaaaggtttcttccaaagattgactttcagggcatatttccaacaatattgctagatgtcactcatggtttgtggaagtcctaaaggtgtataatcattaaagggagaatttaaagtaagtttcaattcataattgatttgaagagttctaatcaccTACTGCCTCtttaaaaggaacctaatggatcgtacaccaagtaaggtagagattgaagaaaccacggaaatgagtaaggataattaaatagtttaactatttatggctaggattaattatttatggctaggattaattattatgttaattaatcaaatgaataagttcgttatagacctcagattagttttgggcctcaaggcccaatgggatttgaatgtcaaagtctaataactcaagttgtatgacaatttgaaaacacaaagggcttCAAAGCCCAAATAACCTagaatggccggccatatagaaaGGGGTAGTGAACTTACCTTAATTgtaagtttgccactccattgtgaggtggtataaatgcAACTTTATAGGCATTTCATAATTAAGGGTTTTCTAAGGGAAGAGAAGAGAACACAAAAGCTTTCCCTTCTCTAAAgaaggccggccaccctagaggaacatagctagcaatcttccttcctccaggtcactcatctcttcatcaatgctctccttggtgtggagacttagaggttccctattttgggaacttagagaatccattccttcatccatccaggaagtcatggagccaagaagcaaagttccacCATCCACATCTATAGAGCCAAGGAGCAAGGtgacaaaggaaagaaggccctcacatgggtgattaacctttgttaagcaaagaggtgcttcaaaggtataaagaaAACTCAACTCTTTCTCTTAGATCttaagttgagtcttggttcaccataactactaggctttgaatttcatgggttaagttttgtttttgagtgcatacaagcatgatttcgccttttaattgttaataacatgcatagatgttgctcaaatgaactagttttcacaatatttccttcacttgattatgggtacgttgaatgttcTTGGCCATTTTGCTAGAATATCAATTGACTCGGGTGCTACTCATTTGGTTATTTCCCATACGTTTGCTCAAAAGACTCAACCTCACCCCATTCCCCTCGATTATGAATTGGAGTTCTCGATGCCTAGGGGTGAAGTTTGCTATGTTAGTTGGGAGTATCGAGGATGTCCCGTTCTCATCGAGGATATTGTAATGCCAGCTAATCTTGTTCCCTTGGACATCGTTGATTTCGATGCTATCTTTGGCATGGATTGGTTAGATTATAATCGTGCCGTGTTGAATTGTCACCAGAAGATTGTTACCTTCCATCGACCGGGCATGCCTATGgtaacttttgttggtgaacgAAATGGTCTGAAACATGGAGTTATCTTTGCCATGAAGGCTACTTAGCTCATGTAGTGGTAACTGAGGAGACTCCTGCTCGTGTGGAAGACGTTCGAGTAGTCAGACACTTTCctgatctttttttttccaacaatttACTTGGCTTACCACCAGATCGTAAAGTGGAGTTCACCATCAACTTAATTCCAGGTACCGATCCTATTTCTCTAACTCATTATCGTATAGCTCCTGCGgagttgagagaattgaaaaCCCAGGTACAAGAACTTGTTGAACAAAGGTTTATTTAGCCGAGCAGTTCCCTTTGGGGAGCTCCAGTCTTGTTTATGAGGAAGAAAGACAAAACGTTGTGGCTATGTATCGATTATAAACAACTGAATtgggtgacgattaaaaaccaTTATTCGTTGCCTCGCATCGATGATCTTTTTTATCAGCTTCATGGTGCTTGTGTTTTCTCGAAAATTGATCTAAGGTCCAGTTACTACCAGCTGAAGATTAGAAGTGATGATGTTCCAAAAACAACCTTCAGAActtgatatggtcattatgagtttcttgtgatgccattcgggttaactaatgctcCGGTAGCTTTTATGGACCTGATGAATCGGGTATTCCGTCCGTACCTTGACAGGTTCGTAATTGTtttcattgatgatattctggtgtaTTCTAAGAGTGCAGTTGACCATGCTAAACATTTACGTCTAGTTTTGAAAAAGCTAAGGGAGAATCAATTGTATGCTTAGTTTAATAAGTGCCAATTCTGGCTGGATCATGTGTCATTCTTGGGACACGTGATATCAGCTCAAGGTGTTCTCGTGGATCCTCAGAAAGTGGCGACAGTGGAAAATTGGAAGCAACCTCAGACTGTCACTGAAGTATgaagttttcttggttttgcaGGCTACTATCGACGCTTTGTGAAAGATTGCTTAGCCATAGCCTTACCTCTGACAAGGTTGACCAGGAAATGAGTTAATTTTGAGTGGAGTGATGATTGTGAACAGAATTTCCAACAGTTGAAGTAATGTCTCACTTATGCACCTGTTTTGGTACTTCCCAATGACAGTGGGAATTTCGAGATCTACAGTGACGCCTCTTTGAATGGTCTGGGCTATGTGTTGATGTAGCATGGAAAGGTGATCATGTATGCTTCATAACAATTAAAACCCCATAAGATGAATTACCTTACTCATGATCTCAAATTGGCAACTATTGCTTTCGCTTTGAAAATCTGGAGGCACTATCTTTATGGGGAATTGTGTCGAATCTTCACCGACCACAAAAGCCTAAAGTATATCTTCACTCAGAAAGAACTTAATCTTCGGCAACGTAGATGAATGGAATTGATTAGCGATTATGACTGCATTATCGAGTATCACCCTGGTCATGCGAATACTGTAGTAGATGCTCTCAGCAAGAAATGCCACGGCCAACTTAATGCTCTTTATGCATGTCGTGTTCATCTTCTAACTTACCTAAGATCTATTGGAGTGGTTTTAGAAGTGGATCACCAGGGAGCTCTACTTGTCAACTTCCAAGTTAGGCCAGTTTTGTTGGATCGTGTTCTCAAGGCCCAGATGAACGACTCAAAATCCCAAAAGTTAAAGCAGGCAGTGTTGAACAACAATAAGGGAGATCTTAGGATTCGAAGGCCTAGtggtatgcttatgcaaggCAATCATATGTATATACCGAATGCGGAagaattgaagaaagaaatacttgACGAGGCGTATATCTCCGTTTATGCGATGCATCCTGGAAgtactaagatgtatcatactaTCCAACCTTTCTACTACTGGCTAggaatgaaaagagaaattacgGAGTACGTGAGTCGTTGTTCGGTTTGTCAGCAGGTCAAGGATGAAAGAAAGAAACCATTCGGGTTGCTGTAACCAGTTCTCATACCTCAATGGAAATAAGAAGATATCATAatggatttcgtgtacaagCTACCTCGTACGCGAAATGGGTATAACGATATTTGGGTAATAGTAGATTGACTTAATAAGTCAACGTACTTCCTACCTGTTCGTGAAAATTTCAAGCTGAATCGGTTGGCCGAACTTTTCGTCTTTGAAATCGTCAAGTATCATGGTGTTCTAGTTAGTATTATTTCTGACCGGGATCCCAAATTTACTTCGaaatttttggtaatttttcaaGAAGCTCTAAGGTCAAAGTTACTCTACAACATCGCCTATCATCCTCAAATCGACAGGCAGTTAGAGAGAACTATTCAGAGGCTGGAAGACATGCTGAGATCTTTAGTCCTATAGTTTGGAAATGTTTGGCACAAACGCTTACCTTTGATAGAattcgcctacaacaacagctTTCACTCCagtattggtatgtcaccatttgagacGTTGTATGGGAAACCACATCGTACACCATTGTGTTGGTCTGAGGTCGGCGAAAAAGCTTTGGTTGGTCCTGAAATAGTAGATGAGACGACACAGAACATTCAGGTGATAAAGGCTAACTTGAAAGTAGCCCATGATCGATAAAAAAGTATAGCAAACAGACATTCGACCAACAGAGTATATAAGGTTGGAGATTGGGCATTCTTAAAGTTGTCACCATGGAAAGGCATTGTACAATTCGGGAAGAAAGGAAAGCTAAGCCCTCGTTACATCAAGCCATACCAGATCATTGAGCGAGTGGGTGAAGTTGCTTACCGACTTGATCTACTTCCAGAGTTGTTGATAGTGCATAATGCATTCCACGTGTCCATACTACAGAGATACATCTCTGATCcgtcacatgtgattcctcctcagcTGTTAGAGATTAACCCAGATTTAACTTATCATGAGGTTTCTGTGACAATTCTTGACTGGAAAGACAAAGTTCTCAAGAACAAGACCGTTCGTATGGTGAAAGTCTTACGGAGAAACCACTTTGTTGAGGAAGCTAAATAGGAGACAGAGGAGCGCATAAGGGATCTCTATCCATATTTGTTCTTTAATTATGATCTGTATAAGTGttgaaatttcggggacgaaattttccTAAAGGGGGTAAATTGTGACGACCTGTCCTtaattttctatgtaattttCTCCCCAAGTGTGTAAATTGACATTTATGCCCTTTTTGGCAAAGTGACGTGGACGTGGTTATTTGACTTTAAATTATTTTCCTTGTtatcataattaattagtacttgtcgtTACGAGTGTGTGAGCGTGAGTTAGACCTGAATCAGAGTCATAACGAAAAAGTTATGATTAATTAAAGTGGGTTAAAAACGGGTAGATTTTTTCACTGTACAAAACCtaatcatttttcttctttaaaaaTTGAATTCGTGCCCTTTTACCCTCACCCACCAATCAGTCACCTTCCCACATCTTCTCACCCAATCTGACAACACTTTATCTCTTCTTTTCAACCAATCAGAAAACATATCTCTCTGTTTCAGCTTCTCCCTATCTCTCCTTACCCGTCACTCTCTCTTCTCAACAACTACAAGGACCACCTTCAAAACCTCACAGATCGAACTTAAAAAGCACACCATTGTGTTCCACTCGAACCCACGAACCCAACCGTACAAACTGATTCTCAAATAGACGTGTTTTGACTCGTCAACTCGGAAGCTTCGACTCAGACGAGTTTGCTCCGACGTGATCCCAGCCGAGTTACAAGtttttgaaggttatggaagCACCTAGTCAACTTCCTGGAGTCCCTAGACTAAGTTTGGAGTGGAGTTGACATAGGACACACATTTTCGAGGAGTCGAAAAATAGGCCAAACCTTTCGAGGCTTTTTCAGTCCATCCccgtccactttttggactTTTGAAAGTTACAACATTGTTCTACTCCTTAAGAGCTTAATTTCCATATAAAGATCgttgaaaatggttgagaaatgaacaAGTTATAAGGTTTTGAAAAATTTCCCAGAAACAAGTGAAAATTTCCAGAAACCGGTAAACCAGACAGCGGCAGACAGCGTGACTCACCAGAGAAGATgcagaatattccatcaaagttgacggaatattctaacggcatcAGGTAGCGCCATTAAGTTTCGTTACtgttaacagaatattccgtcaactttgatggaatattccctgGTTCAATCAACCT from Malus domestica chromosome 01, GDT2T_hap1 includes:
- the LOC139196274 gene encoding uncharacterized protein; the protein is MSPFETLYGKPHRTPLCWSEVGEKALVGPEIVDETTQNIQLSPWKGIVQFGKKGKLSPRYIKPYQIIERVGEVAYRLDLLPELLIVHNAFHVSILQRYISDPSHVIPPQLLEINPDLTYHEVSVTILDWKDKVLKNKTVRMVKVLRRNHFVEEAK